The Mytilus trossulus isolate FHL-02 chromosome 3, PNRI_Mtr1.1.1.hap1, whole genome shotgun sequence genome contains a region encoding:
- the LOC134712322 gene encoding carbohydrate sulfotransferase 14-like: MVRISGVTRRLSKNIRWIVIFVLTCVPFIILITSGSLTIYDSSNKTVLQPGFHSDESSFNIKSRFTERNHIVREGCRTLKQYYIAQNSEAAVKEHLVVDRKKNIVYCAIEKIGCTFWKRIFQILSGWRNVSDPFSIKGIHAYEGYQTAKRLPFDKIHQILRQSKKFMFVREPFERLVSGYADKLYSPNAAYWNFIGRYIVANFREKPSNLSLECGHDITFEEFVKYFIYSQNTNEHRDAHFVPSFEHCRPCEIEYDYIGKMETFKDDTFQIIQELNLQNVVKFKDFQNETDVDAIIDTVDYVYSMKRAIEKCMPLPMALFRSFRKLQIRGILSKNIKFPYDTSKQIEIPPLEYKRFLLKAHEKSGDAKVRKKNREEAFLEAYSKISPTLLNRLKKTLLIDTVLFGYEELPKKITDLENKTPYNENFRFFTL; the protein is encoded by the exons GTAGCCTAACTATCTATGATTCTTCAAACAAAACAGTACTTCAACCTGGATTTCATTCTGAT GAATcttcatttaatataaaatccAGATTCACTGAACGTAATCACATTGTCAGGGAAGGATGTCGAACGCTCAAACAATACTATATTGCTCAGAACTCAGAAGCGGCAGTCAAAGAGCATTTAGTTGTTGATAggaagaaaaatattgtttattgtgCCATAGAAAAAATCGGCTGTACTTTTTGGAAACGTATATTTCAGATTTTGAGTGGTTGGCGTAATGTGAGTGACCCTTTTAGTATCAAAggtatacatgcatatgaaGGTTATCAGACAGCCAAGCGTTTaccatttgacaaaatccaTCAGATCCTAAGACAATCtaaaaagtttatgtttgtccGCGAGCCGTTTGAAAGACTAGTCTCAGGGTATGCAGATAAACTGTATTCTCCAAATGCAGCTTATTGGAATTTTATCGGTAGGTATATCGTAGCTAATTTTCGAGAGAAACCGTCAAATCTGAGTTTAGAGTGTGGACATGACATAACGTTTGAAGAAtttgtgaaatatttcatatattcgCAAAATACGAATGAACATAGAGATGCACATTTTGTGCCAAGTTTTGAACACTGCAGGCCATGTGAAATTGAATATGATTATATTGGAAAGATGGAGACTTTCAAAGATGATACGtttcaaataattcaagaaCTCAACTTACAAAATGTGgtaaaatttaaagattttcaaAACGAAACTGACGTTGATGCTATAATTGACACAGTCGATTATGTTTATTCTATGAAGAGAGCTATTGAAAAATGCATGCCTTTACCGATGGCGTTATTTCGCTCATTCAGAAAACTTCAAATACGAggaattttaagtaaaaacatcaaattcCCTTATGACACTAGTAAACAAATCGAGATTCCTCCATTGGAATACAAACGATTTTTGTTAAAAGCACACGAGAAATCTGGTGATGCTAAAGTTAGAAAAAAGAACAGAGAGGAGGCATTTCTTGAAGCTTACAGTAAAATATCACCCACTTTATTAAATAGATTGAAGAAGACATTATTGATAGATACTGTTTTATTTGGTTATGAAGAATTGCCAAAGAAAATAACAGATTTAGAAAATAAGACGCCATACAAtgaaaactttagattttttaccctgtag